From Bradyrhizobium symbiodeficiens, the proteins below share one genomic window:
- a CDS encoding DUF6790 family protein, which produces MLAEFIKATITFVMSNYSLSFFVLGLIVSLIAIARAEHPIDRPLVVEKLLAWYVFFSIGVDNLYNFVMHVFFGKLSAAFIGWADSPFQFEVGTASLGFAAVGLLAAFRSYDLRLAAVLGPSMFTLGAAVGHLYQMVTAHNFAPGNAGIIFWTDIFIPLFGFALLRLSCPYASPRATLATA; this is translated from the coding sequence ATGCTGGCTGAATTTATCAAGGCAACGATCACCTTCGTGATGTCGAATTACTCGTTGAGCTTCTTTGTGCTCGGACTGATCGTCTCTCTTATTGCGATTGCGCGAGCAGAGCATCCGATTGACCGGCCTCTTGTCGTCGAAAAGCTGCTTGCTTGGTACGTGTTCTTCAGCATCGGTGTCGACAATCTCTATAATTTCGTCATGCACGTCTTCTTCGGCAAGCTGTCCGCCGCTTTCATCGGCTGGGCCGATAGCCCGTTCCAGTTCGAGGTCGGAACCGCAAGCTTGGGCTTCGCGGCAGTTGGATTGCTCGCGGCGTTCCGGAGTTATGATCTTCGCCTCGCCGCCGTGCTCGGCCCCAGCATGTTCACGCTGGGGGCGGCGGTCGGTCATCTCTATCAGATGGTAACCGCGCACAACTTTGCGCCGGGCAACGCCGGGATCATCTTCTGGACTGATATCTTCATTCCGCTGTTTGGATTTGCGCTGCTGCGGTTGAGCTGTCCATACGCGAGCCCGAGAGCGACGCTGGCCACCGCCTGA
- a CDS encoding Crp/Fnr family transcriptional regulator, with the protein MTGRPPNDLLRQLTPQDFELLAPHLQPVEFTASHVLHHAGDEVAAVHFPCGPALVSFAVPVEDDREVESLLVGREGAVGFSAGRGPSLAYSRVVVKLSGTLVRLPLRGLEQAQQRSATLQEVFARYADCQFAQLLQTAACNAAHSIEQRAAKWIISTQERTGGAEIPLTHEQLAGMLGVSRSYASRVIQMFKARRILATRRGAILILDATALEARACCCNDWVRKHFDEVLGAATAGG; encoded by the coding sequence GTGACCGGTCGGCCCCCGAACGATCTGCTCCGGCAGCTCACCCCTCAGGATTTCGAACTGCTCGCGCCTCACCTCCAGCCGGTCGAATTCACGGCGAGCCACGTCCTGCATCACGCCGGCGACGAGGTTGCGGCGGTGCATTTTCCCTGCGGTCCCGCGCTGGTATCGTTCGCCGTGCCGGTCGAGGACGACCGCGAGGTCGAAAGCCTGCTGGTGGGCCGTGAGGGTGCGGTGGGCTTTTCCGCAGGCCGCGGCCCTTCGCTCGCTTATTCGCGCGTCGTCGTGAAGCTGAGCGGCACCCTGGTCCGGCTGCCGCTGCGCGGGCTCGAGCAGGCGCAGCAGAGATCGGCGACGCTCCAGGAGGTCTTCGCGCGCTACGCCGACTGTCAATTCGCGCAGTTGTTGCAAACCGCGGCCTGCAACGCCGCACATTCGATCGAGCAGCGCGCCGCCAAGTGGATCATCTCCACGCAGGAACGTACCGGCGGGGCCGAAATCCCCCTCACCCACGAGCAGCTCGCCGGCATGCTGGGCGTCTCCCGCAGCTATGCCAGCCGAGTCATTCAGATGTTCAAGGCCAGGCGCATCCTCGCGACCCGCCGCGGCGCCATCCTGATCCTCGACGCCACCGCGCTCGAAGCCAGAGCCTGCTGCTGCAACGATTGGGTGAGGAAGCATTTCGACGAAGTGCTGGGCGCGGCAACGGCTGGCGGCTAG
- a CDS encoding TetR/AcrR family transcriptional regulator encodes MVKRVSRSTYHHGDLKSAVLLAAEKILERDGLQAVTLREVARTVGVSHTAPKNHFGDLTGLLTELAAVGYTKFAAALAEAVNSTSGNAGDRLRAMGSAYVVFARAHPKLFLLMFHSERLDMKRPSLLAAIDQSRQSLRTAVISMAEDRPMKPLQVAAKATASWALVHGLAMLLLDGRLKNTMASLPGVDVEIFLEAVLDAASAGD; translated from the coding sequence ATGGTCAAACGCGTTAGCCGTTCCACCTATCATCACGGCGATCTCAAATCGGCGGTCCTTTTAGCTGCGGAAAAGATTCTTGAGCGTGATGGGCTACAGGCCGTGACGCTGCGCGAAGTGGCACGGACCGTCGGCGTTTCGCATACCGCGCCGAAGAACCATTTCGGGGACCTTACTGGGCTGCTAACTGAGCTCGCCGCCGTCGGCTACACAAAATTTGCTGCAGCACTTGCGGAGGCTGTCAATTCGACATCTGGCAACGCCGGTGACCGCTTGAGAGCGATGGGATCGGCATATGTCGTATTCGCGCGAGCTCACCCGAAGCTGTTCTTGCTCATGTTCCACAGCGAACGGCTGGACATGAAAAGGCCATCGCTGTTGGCGGCAATTGACCAGTCGCGCCAGTCGTTACGAACGGCGGTCATTTCCATGGCCGAGGACAGGCCGATGAAGCCTTTACAAGTGGCCGCGAAAGCAACTGCGTCTTGGGCCCTCGTGCATGGGTTGGCCATGTTGTTGCTCGACGGCCGCCTGAAGAACACGATGGCCTCTCTGCCGGGCGTGGACGTCGAAATCTTTCTCGAAGCGGTCCTCGACGCTGCATCTGCGGGCGATTGA